In Calothrix sp. PCC 7507, one DNA window encodes the following:
- a CDS encoding serine/threonine-protein kinase — protein MSYCLNPTCPNPENLAHSQKCQSCGSQLLLNDRYQVIKPLGQGGFGATFLACDQALPGEPSCVIKQLRPSTTAPQVLQMARELFEREAKTLGRIGNHPQIPRLLDYFEDGHHFYLIQEYISGATLQQEIKRNGNLSEAGVKQFLSEILPLLQYIHERKVIHRDIKPANLIRRTQDARMVLIDFGAVKNQVTQAITNQSEHTALTAYAIGTPGFAPPEQMAMRPVYASDIYALGVTCIYLLTGKSPKDLAYSPTTGEMMWEQLVQVSDHLKSVLRKMLEVSVRNRYQSADDVLRGLEMEPYLESLAQGLLIKSDLAVKEQAHYHRDDSGILCNNPSASFTSSGVAQVAAAIRARRAKAAEGAGLHTARMQPGSLTAKQATLGSSNSNGSQSQNSQVARKLDTQSLLTSYLKGRRDFALHNLSMLNLQGADLSETNFHSAQLRKTNFQGANLRNSDFGKANLAYANLRDANFSKAYLNNADLEGADLRGADFSYAYLSNANLRGANLCGANLTGAKISEEQLALAKTNWLTVRPNGKRGLL, from the coding sequence ATGAGCTATTGCTTAAATCCTACTTGTCCCAATCCAGAAAATTTGGCACATAGCCAAAAGTGTCAGTCTTGTGGCTCGCAACTATTGTTGAACGATCGCTATCAAGTGATCAAACCATTAGGTCAGGGTGGCTTTGGCGCAACTTTCTTAGCTTGCGACCAAGCCCTACCAGGAGAACCGAGTTGTGTAATCAAGCAACTGCGCCCCTCAACAACCGCACCACAGGTTTTGCAGATGGCGCGAGAACTCTTTGAACGAGAGGCTAAAACCCTAGGTAGAATTGGCAATCATCCCCAAATACCGAGGCTTCTCGACTATTTTGAAGACGGTCACCACTTCTACTTAATTCAGGAATACATCAGTGGTGCTACTTTACAACAGGAGATCAAACGTAACGGCAACTTGAGCGAAGCTGGAGTCAAACAATTTTTAAGTGAGATCCTGCCATTGCTGCAGTACATCCATGAGCGCAAGGTGATTCACCGCGATATCAAACCAGCTAACTTAATTCGTCGCACTCAAGATGCGAGAATGGTGCTTATCGACTTTGGCGCTGTCAAAAACCAAGTCACCCAAGCGATAACTAACCAATCGGAACATACAGCATTAACTGCATACGCCATCGGAACTCCTGGCTTTGCACCTCCAGAGCAGATGGCGATGCGTCCAGTTTATGCTAGCGATATTTATGCGCTGGGAGTAACATGCATTTATTTGCTCACTGGCAAATCTCCCAAAGATTTGGCATACAGTCCCACAACGGGTGAGATGATGTGGGAGCAGCTTGTACAAGTGAGCGACCATCTAAAAAGTGTACTGCGGAAAATGTTAGAGGTGTCAGTACGCAACCGTTACCAGTCAGCTGATGATGTACTCAGGGGGCTGGAGATGGAACCATACCTGGAGAGTCTAGCTCAAGGGCTACTGATTAAATCTGATTTAGCTGTTAAAGAACAAGCACATTACCACAGGGATGATTCTGGTATTTTGTGTAATAACCCTTCTGCAAGTTTTACTAGCTCAGGAGTGGCACAGGTAGCAGCAGCAATTCGAGCTAGACGAGCTAAGGCCGCGGAAGGAGCTGGATTGCATACAGCCAGAATGCAACCAGGGAGTCTGACAGCAAAGCAAGCTACTTTGGGTAGCAGCAACAGCAATGGTTCGCAAAGTCAAAATTCTCAAGTCGCACGTAAGTTAGACACCCAAAGTTTACTAACCTCTTATCTCAAGGGAAGGCGAGATTTTGCCCTACACAATTTGAGTATGTTGAACCTGCAAGGTGCTGATTTATCTGAGACTAATTTCCATTCGGCTCAATTGCGAAAAACTAACTTCCAGGGAGCTAATCTACGCAACAGTGACTTTGGTAAAGCCAATCTGGCTTACGCTAATCTTCGAGATGCTAATTTCAGTAAGGCTTACCTCAACAACGCGGACTTAGAAGGCGCAGACCTCCGAGGTGCTGACTTTAGCTATGCTTATCTCAGTAATGCTAATCTCCGAGGAGCTAATCTGTGTGGAGCTAATCTTACAGGTGCGAAAATTTCTGAAGAGCAGCTCGCACTAGCTAAAACCAATTGGTTGACTGTGCGCCCCAATGGTAAGCGGGGCTTGTTGTGA
- the hemL gene encoding glutamate-1-semialdehyde 2,1-aminomutase encodes MVNTTIKTTKSQEIFAAAQNLMPGGVSSPVRAFKSVGGQPIVFDHVKGAYIWDVDGNQYIDYVGTWGPAICGHAHPEVIAALHEALEKGTSFGAPSALENVLAEMVIDAVPSIEMVRFVNSGTEACMAVLRLMRAFTNREKVIKFEGCYHGHADMFLVKAGSGVATLGLPDSPGVPKSVTSSTLTAPYNDLEAVKALFAEHRDEIAGVILEPVVGNAGFITPDAGFLEGLREITHEHGALLVFDEVMTGFRIAYGGAQQKFGVTPDLTTLGKVIGGGLPVGAYGGRREIMSMIAPAGPVYQAGTLSGNPLAMTAGIKTLELLQKPGTYEYLDQITRKLSDGLLQIAQETGHAACGGQISAMFGLFFTSGPVHNYEDAKKSDTAKFGRFHRGMLERGVYLAPSQFEAGFTSFAHTEADIEQTLTVARDVLSSL; translated from the coding sequence TTGGTAAATACAACCATTAAAACTACAAAATCACAAGAAATCTTCGCAGCTGCTCAGAACCTCATGCCAGGAGGAGTGAGTTCCCCAGTGCGTGCCTTCAAATCCGTCGGTGGACAACCCATTGTTTTTGATCACGTTAAAGGCGCATACATTTGGGATGTAGATGGCAACCAATACATCGACTATGTAGGCACTTGGGGTCCTGCTATTTGCGGTCACGCCCATCCAGAGGTAATTGCAGCCCTGCATGAAGCCTTGGAAAAAGGTACTAGCTTCGGTGCGCCCTCCGCCTTGGAAAATGTCCTGGCAGAAATGGTCATCGATGCCGTCCCTAGCATCGAAATGGTCAGATTTGTCAACTCCGGTACAGAAGCTTGTATGGCAGTTTTGCGGCTGATGCGGGCTTTCACCAACCGAGAAAAAGTCATCAAATTTGAAGGCTGCTACCACGGTCACGCTGACATGTTTCTTGTCAAGGCAGGTTCTGGGGTAGCTACACTCGGCTTACCAGACTCACCAGGAGTACCAAAATCGGTAACTAGCAGCACACTGACAGCACCATACAATGACCTAGAAGCTGTCAAAGCATTGTTTGCAGAACACCGCGACGAGATTGCTGGTGTCATCCTCGAGCCAGTCGTGGGTAATGCAGGGTTCATTACTCCCGATGCTGGTTTTCTAGAAGGCTTACGAGAAATCACCCATGAACATGGAGCATTGTTAGTCTTTGACGAAGTAATGACTGGCTTCCGCATTGCTTATGGAGGCGCTCAACAGAAATTTGGCGTCACCCCCGACTTAACCACATTGGGCAAAGTAATTGGCGGTGGCTTGCCAGTAGGAGCCTATGGTGGTCGTCGAGAGATCATGTCAATGATTGCCCCTGCGGGCCCTGTTTATCAAGCAGGAACTCTTTCTGGTAATCCTTTGGCGATGACAGCTGGGATTAAGACTCTAGAATTGCTGCAAAAACCAGGTACTTATGAGTATCTAGACCAGATTACTCGGAAACTCTCAGATGGCTTGTTGCAAATTGCTCAAGAAACTGGTCATGCAGCTTGCGGTGGTCAAATCAGTGCTATGTTCGGCTTATTCTTCACCTCTGGCCCAGTGCATAACTACGAAGATGCTAAAAAGTCCGATACAGCCAAATTTGGACGCTTTCATCGCGGTATGTTAGAGCGCGGTGTTTATCTAGCGCCCTCTCAGTTTGAGGCCGGATTTACGTCTTTTGCTCATACTGAGGCAGATATTGAGCAGACTTTAACTGTCGCACGGGACGTGTTGTCTAGTTTGTAA
- the hisIE gene encoding bifunctional phosphoribosyl-AMP cyclohydrolase/phosphoribosyl-ATP diphosphatase HisIE, which yields MFSTDSHSLHQAIPIEKIRYDERGLVPAIVQDYLDGAVLMMAWMSRESLQKTLDTGETWFWSRSRQELWHKGATSGHIQKVQSIRYDCDSDALLIGVEQLGDIACHTGERSCFHQVDGQIVAPPGDTLSQLFQVICDRRDHPNENSYTCKLFAGGDNKILKKIGEETAEVVMAFKDDEPDAIAGEVADLLYHTLVALAHHQVDIKAVYRQLQERRK from the coding sequence ATGTTTTCTACTGATTCGCACTCACTGCACCAGGCCATCCCTATTGAAAAGATTCGCTACGATGAACGGGGTCTGGTGCCAGCAATAGTCCAAGATTATCTCGATGGTGCTGTTTTGATGATGGCGTGGATGAGTCGGGAGTCGTTACAGAAGACTTTAGACACGGGAGAAACTTGGTTTTGGAGTCGTTCCCGTCAGGAGTTATGGCACAAGGGCGCGACTTCTGGGCATATTCAAAAAGTCCAAAGTATCCGGTATGACTGCGATAGTGATGCCCTATTAATTGGGGTAGAGCAGCTAGGAGATATTGCTTGTCATACTGGTGAGCGTAGCTGTTTTCATCAAGTGGATGGGCAAATTGTTGCACCACCAGGAGATACATTATCCCAATTGTTTCAGGTGATATGCGATCGCCGGGATCATCCAAATGAAAATTCCTATACTTGTAAGTTATTCGCGGGTGGTGATAACAAGATTTTGAAAAAGATTGGTGAGGAGACTGCTGAGGTGGTGATGGCTTTTAAGGATGATGAACCTGATGCGATCGCTGGCGAAGTCGCAGATTTGCTCTATCATACTCTCGTTGCTCTAGCTCATCACCAAGTTGATATCAAGGCGGTGTATCGCCAGCTGCAAGAGCGCCGGAAATAA
- the hisD gene encoding histidinol dehydrogenase, protein MQLLQTTDQDFSAKFSTLVSDRREATVDVSGTVRDILANVKARGDAAVKEYTSRFDHFDLQSLRLTDSFIAEQAAKCPAEVKSALELAASRISAFHDKQLPVNVDFTDSVGVRLGLNWVALSQVGIYVPGGRASYPSSVLMNALPAKIAGVERIVMTVPMPKGEINPAVLAAAQIAGVTEIYGIGGAQAIAALAYGTQSIVPVDKIVGPGNAYVAEAKRQVFGTVGIDSIAGPSEILVVADSKNNPDWIAWDLLSQAEHDPSAQSILITDSEIFAQKVISAVEQVLANLPTKEVARASWQEHGAVILVSDLGQSIPLLNQLAPEHVELCVDEPQLLANQIRCAGSIFLGRYTPEAIGDYLGGPNHVLPTARSARFASGLSVYDFLKRITYLECNQQSLQAIGKAAVTLAEAEGLPAHAGSVAVRLTP, encoded by the coding sequence ATGCAACTACTTCAAACCACCGATCAAGACTTTTCAGCCAAATTTAGCACACTCGTGAGCGATCGCCGGGAAGCTACAGTTGATGTTAGCGGGACAGTCCGAGATATTTTGGCTAATGTCAAAGCTCGTGGTGATGCAGCAGTTAAAGAATATACCAGCCGCTTCGACCATTTTGACCTCCAGTCGCTGCGTCTCACTGATAGCTTTATTGCCGAACAAGCCGCCAAATGTCCCGCAGAGGTGAAATCAGCACTGGAACTGGCAGCGTCGCGAATTAGTGCTTTTCATGACAAGCAATTGCCAGTAAATGTGGATTTTACTGATAGCGTCGGGGTGAGATTGGGATTAAATTGGGTAGCCCTGTCACAAGTGGGAATTTACGTACCTGGAGGACGCGCCAGCTATCCCAGTTCTGTGTTGATGAACGCATTACCTGCCAAAATTGCAGGCGTAGAGCGGATTGTGATGACAGTACCCATGCCGAAGGGCGAGATTAATCCCGCAGTATTGGCAGCCGCTCAAATTGCGGGTGTAACTGAAATATACGGTATTGGTGGGGCGCAAGCGATCGCCGCCTTAGCTTATGGCACTCAAAGCATTGTCCCTGTAGATAAAATAGTTGGCCCTGGTAACGCTTACGTTGCTGAAGCCAAACGCCAAGTATTTGGCACCGTGGGCATTGACAGCATAGCTGGGCCCTCAGAAATTCTGGTTGTCGCTGATAGCAAAAATAATCCCGACTGGATTGCTTGGGATTTACTCTCACAAGCAGAACACGATCCTAGTGCCCAGTCAATTTTGATTACCGATTCGGAAATATTTGCTCAGAAAGTGATTTCGGCGGTTGAACAAGTCCTCGCTAACTTACCGACGAAAGAAGTAGCTAGAGCCAGTTGGCAAGAACATGGAGCAGTAATTCTAGTCAGTGACTTAGGGCAAAGCATACCGTTACTCAATCAACTCGCTCCAGAACACGTGGAATTGTGCGTAGACGAGCCACAACTGCTGGCTAATCAGATTAGGTGTGCGGGGAGCATATTTTTGGGACGCTATACCCCAGAAGCCATTGGCGATTATTTAGGAGGCCCCAACCATGTACTACCTACCGCCCGTTCAGCCCGTTTTGCCTCTGGGTTGAGTGTTTACGATTTTCTCAAGCGGATTACCTATTTAGAATGCAATCAACAGTCATTGCAGGCGATCGGCAAAGCAGCCGTGACCCTAGCAGAAGCAGAAGGCTTGCCAGCTCACGCAGGTAGTGTGGCGGTGCGGCTGACACCATGA